One part of the [Synechococcus] sp. NIES-970 genome encodes these proteins:
- a CDS encoding pentapeptide repeats protein — protein MVFFGTRLAWSKFIQRVMVIFFVAIASICLIAPQAIADSKLNYTYSELPNHDFSHQDLQAASFARADVRGSDFTESDLSRAILTEGKFMEADLRGANLSEAFMDQVNMEGADLTNALFIDAVAPGTNFAGATIDGADFSGALLDRYQLSELCKRASGTNTVTNIDTRYSLNCKN, from the coding sequence ATGGTTTTCTTCGGCACCCGATTAGCATGGTCAAAATTTATCCAGCGAGTCATGGTGATCTTTTTTGTGGCGATCGCTTCAATTTGCCTCATAGCACCCCAGGCGATCGCCGACAGCAAGTTGAACTATACCTATTCCGAGCTGCCCAACCACGACTTTTCTCACCAAGACCTCCAGGCCGCTAGCTTTGCCCGGGCCGATGTGCGGGGCAGCGACTTTACTGAAAGCGATCTCAGCCGCGCCATCCTCACCGAAGGCAAATTTATGGAAGCAGACCTCAGGGGCGCCAACCTTTCCGAAGCCTTTATGGATCAAGTCAACATGGAAGGGGCGGACCTGACCAATGCCCTGTTTATCGATGCCGTCGCCCCGGGGACAAATTTCGCTGGGGCCACTATCGATGGCGCAGATTTTTCCGGTGCGCTCCTCGACCGTTACCAATTGTCTGAACTCTGCAAACGGGCTTCCGGCACCAATACCGTCACGAACATAGACACCCGCTACAGCCTCAACTGCAAGAACTAA
- the lipA_1 gene encoding lipoic acid synthetase, whose amino-acid sequence MAVKPEWLRVKAPQWQRVGSVKEILRDLNLNTVCEEASCPNIGECFNAGTATFLIMGPACTRACPYCDIDFDKVPRGLDPAEPDNLAEAVRRLNLNHVVITSVNRDDLPDGGASQFVKCIERTRTLSPKTTIEVLIPDLCGNWDALETLLQAEPEVLNHNTETVPRLYKKTRPQGDYQRSLELLQRTRELTPWVYTKSGIMVGLGETDVEVREVMRDLRAVDCDILTIGQYLQPTQKHLGVKDFVTPEQFDAWREYGESLGFLQVVSSPLTRSSYHAEQVRTLMASHPRSKPVIIAR is encoded by the coding sequence GTGGCGGTAAAACCAGAGTGGCTCAGAGTAAAAGCCCCCCAATGGCAGCGGGTTGGTAGCGTCAAAGAAATTTTACGAGACCTCAACCTCAACACTGTCTGCGAAGAAGCTTCTTGTCCCAATATCGGCGAATGCTTTAACGCTGGTACTGCCACTTTTTTGATCATGGGGCCTGCCTGTACCCGCGCCTGCCCCTACTGCGATATCGACTTTGATAAAGTGCCCCGGGGCCTTGATCCTGCCGAACCTGATAACCTGGCTGAAGCCGTTCGTCGTTTGAACCTCAACCATGTGGTGATCACCTCCGTAAATCGCGATGACTTGCCCGATGGCGGTGCGAGTCAATTTGTGAAATGTATCGAACGCACCCGTACCCTTTCTCCCAAAACCACCATCGAAGTGCTCATTCCCGACCTCTGCGGCAATTGGGATGCCCTCGAAACTTTACTGCAAGCAGAGCCTGAAGTTCTAAATCACAACACTGAGACAGTGCCTCGCCTCTACAAAAAAACTCGGCCCCAGGGAGATTATCAACGCTCTCTCGAATTGCTCCAGCGCACCCGTGAGCTGACGCCCTGGGTCTACACAAAATCTGGGATTATGGTGGGCCTTGGGGAAACTGATGTTGAAGTCCGTGAAGTGATGCGCGATCTACGGGCCGTGGACTGTGACATTCTCACCATTGGCCAATATCTCCAGCCGACCCAAAAACACTTGGGTGTGAAAGATTTTGTGACCCCAGAGCAATTTGACGCTTGGCGTGAATATGGTGAATCCCTCGGCTTTTTGCAGGTGGTTTCTAGCCCGCTCACCCGCAGCTCCTACCACGCAGAACAGGTGCGCACTTTAATGGCAAGTCACCCTAGATCTAAACCTGTAATCATTGCGCGATGA
- the nifS_1 gene encoding cysteine desulfurase — protein sequence MKRPIYLDNHATTPVDPQVLEAMLPYFTEQFGNPASAGHMYGWEASAAVERAREIIATSIGAEPEEIVFTSGATEANNLAIKGVAEAYFEKGRHIVTVQTEHRAVLDPCAYLETLGFEITYLPVQANGLLDLSLLETALRQDTVLVSVMAANNEIGVLQPIAQIGALCHERGILFHCDAAQAIAKIAINVQTQNIDLLSLTAHKIYGPKGIGALYVRRKNPRVNLAPQLHGGGQERGRRSGTLYTPQIVGFAKAVELGLAQMTEENTRIRKLRDRLWAHLKTIEGIHLNGDLEQRLPQNLNVSFEKIDGAALLLGLRNTVALSTGSACSSGKPSHVLTALGRSPDLCRASLRFGLGRFTTAPELDTVASSLSQTITTLQKIPSKAP from the coding sequence ATGAAACGTCCTATCTATCTGGATAACCATGCGACAACCCCCGTCGATCCGCAGGTACTGGAAGCGATGTTGCCCTACTTTACGGAGCAGTTTGGCAATCCAGCCAGCGCCGGCCATATGTATGGTTGGGAAGCCAGCGCGGCGGTAGAACGGGCGAGGGAGATCATTGCCACCAGCATTGGAGCAGAGCCAGAGGAGATTGTGTTTACGAGCGGGGCAACGGAGGCAAACAATTTAGCGATTAAAGGGGTGGCTGAAGCCTATTTTGAAAAAGGCAGACACATTGTCACGGTGCAAACGGAACACCGGGCAGTGCTTGACCCCTGCGCCTATCTAGAAACCCTGGGTTTTGAGATCACCTATCTACCAGTACAAGCCAATGGGTTACTGGATTTATCGCTGCTGGAAACAGCGCTCCGTCAAGATACGGTGCTGGTTTCGGTGATGGCGGCCAATAACGAGATTGGGGTACTGCAACCGATCGCCCAAATCGGGGCCCTTTGCCACGAGCGGGGGATTTTATTTCACTGTGACGCGGCCCAGGCGATCGCCAAAATCGCGATCAATGTGCAGACCCAAAATATTGACCTCCTTTCCCTCACCGCCCACAAAATTTATGGTCCCAAAGGCATTGGGGCGCTGTATGTGCGCCGGAAAAATCCCCGGGTTAACCTCGCCCCCCAACTCCACGGCGGCGGCCAAGAACGGGGCAGACGCTCAGGGACCCTCTATACCCCCCAGATTGTCGGGTTTGCTAAAGCTGTCGAACTGGGTTTAGCCCAGATGACCGAAGAGAATACCCGGATTAGAAAATTGCGCGATCGCCTCTGGGCGCACCTCAAAACCATTGAAGGGATTCATTTAAACGGTGACCTAGAACAACGGCTGCCCCAAAATTTAAACGTGAGTTTTGAAAAAATTGACGGTGCAGCCCTCCTCCTGGGCCTGAGAAATACCGTTGCCCTCTCCACTGGATCTGCCTGTAGTTCCGGTAAACCCTCCCATGTGCTCACCGCTTTAGGTCGTTCCCCAGACCTCTGCCGCGCCTCCCTCCGTTTTGGTTTGGGTCGCTTTACCACGGCCCCAGAACTCGATACCGTCGCGTCCAGCCTGAGTCAAACCATCACAACCCTCCAGAAAATCCCATCGAAGGCACCCTGA
- the rne_1 gene encoding ribonuclease E: MPKQIIIAEQHQIAAVFWEDQIQEIVVSTGAQQVGDIYLGIVENVIPGIDAAFVNIGDTEKNGFIHVTDLGPIRLRKNSSSIIELLEPQQRALVQVMKEPTGNKGPRLTGNITLPGRYVVLMPYSKGVNLSRRISDESERNRLRALAVLMKPPGMGLLVRTEAEGTDEESIIEDLELLQKQWESIQQQANHGRAPLLINRDDDFIQRVLRDMYSDEVNRIVVDSAHGVKRVKSQLMNWQGGKAPDGLLIDHHREKQSVLDYFRVNAAIREALKPRVELPSGGYIIIEPTEALTVIDVNSGSFTKSATARETVLWTNYEAATEIARQLRLRNIGGVIVVDFIDMDSRHDQLKLLEHFTGILKSDKARPQIAQLSELGLVELTRKRQGQNLYELFGKPCAHCNGLGHLVHLPGEEEAVPLQLSVMSSLSLQSGSRTPGESRPVLPGRRTPNTAHGRRLTSRVSRSKLVTQEPVSGTEPLNLVHHPDYQEQGGSGNSRRRRRRAPEVASKPVLRDVKELREDNGNDGGDRLQQNEPQESKVVTPENNNNTPAPRFERRERGRFRRDEPKETIQVEMTEQEKSLYALIGVSPLVRLDPAIKKDPRSTIVQIVSPGSLDAAQEEAAVTPEKTKSEATELEPVESEPNQPQQLDLTHLATAKKQELSSATSGESTPQVATVPAVTPENNAEEEAPVGRRRRRRRSSSSN, from the coding sequence ATGCCTAAGCAAATTATTATTGCAGAGCAGCATCAGATTGCTGCCGTTTTTTGGGAAGACCAAATCCAAGAAATTGTTGTATCTACTGGTGCTCAACAAGTCGGGGACATTTATCTAGGCATTGTCGAAAATGTCATTCCTGGTATTGACGCAGCGTTTGTCAATATCGGCGATACAGAAAAAAACGGCTTTATCCACGTCACCGACCTCGGCCCCATCCGACTCCGAAAAAATTCCAGCTCAATCATCGAACTCCTTGAACCCCAACAAAGAGCCTTGGTTCAAGTCATGAAAGAACCAACCGGGAATAAGGGGCCGCGCTTAACCGGAAATATTACCCTGCCCGGTCGCTACGTAGTCTTGATGCCCTACAGCAAAGGTGTTAATCTCTCCCGACGCATCAGTGATGAAAGTGAACGTAATCGCCTACGGGCCTTAGCCGTGCTGATGAAACCCCCAGGTATGGGTCTCCTCGTTCGCACCGAGGCCGAAGGGACCGATGAAGAATCGATCATCGAAGATCTCGAACTCCTTCAAAAACAGTGGGAATCGATCCAGCAACAGGCAAATCATGGTCGCGCGCCGCTCCTGATCAACCGCGATGATGACTTTATCCAACGAGTCCTGCGGGATATGTACAGCGATGAAGTGAACCGCATTGTGGTGGATTCAGCCCATGGGGTTAAGCGGGTAAAAAGCCAACTGATGAATTGGCAAGGCGGGAAAGCGCCCGATGGCTTACTCATTGATCACCACCGCGAAAAACAGTCTGTTCTGGATTATTTCCGGGTAAATGCGGCCATTCGCGAAGCTCTCAAACCAAGGGTGGAGCTGCCTTCGGGAGGGTACATCATCATTGAACCCACCGAAGCGCTCACGGTCATTGATGTCAACTCTGGCTCATTTACGAAATCAGCAACAGCGCGGGAAACGGTGCTCTGGACGAACTATGAAGCTGCCACAGAAATTGCACGACAATTGCGTCTTCGTAATATTGGTGGGGTGATTGTCGTAGATTTCATTGATATGGATTCCCGACATGATCAATTGAAGTTGTTAGAGCATTTCACCGGAATTTTAAAATCAGATAAGGCTAGACCACAGATTGCCCAGTTGTCAGAATTGGGCCTGGTGGAATTGACCCGTAAGCGTCAGGGCCAAAATCTTTATGAACTCTTTGGTAAACCTTGTGCCCATTGCAATGGCCTTGGTCATTTAGTGCATTTACCTGGGGAAGAAGAAGCGGTTCCTCTACAGCTTAGTGTAATGTCTTCTCTTTCTTTGCAGTCGGGCTCCCGGACGCCTGGGGAAAGTCGTCCAGTCCTTCCGGGACGTAGGACGCCGAATACTGCCCATGGCCGTCGCCTAACTTCGCGGGTTTCTCGGAGTAAGCTTGTCACCCAAGAGCCTGTTTCTGGCACTGAGCCTCTAAATTTGGTACATCATCCTGATTATCAAGAGCAGGGTGGGAGCGGCAATAGTCGCCGACGTCGCCGGCGTGCTCCGGAAGTTGCCAGTAAACCTGTGCTCCGGGATGTGAAAGAACTGCGGGAAGACAATGGTAATGATGGTGGCGATCGCCTCCAGCAAAATGAACCCCAAGAATCCAAAGTCGTCACACCAGAAAACAACAATAATACGCCGGCTCCACGCTTTGAGCGCCGCGAGCGGGGCCGCTTCCGTCGGGATGAACCCAAAGAAACGATTCAAGTGGAAATGACGGAGCAGGAAAAAAGCCTCTATGCCCTTATTGGGGTGTCGCCTCTGGTTCGTCTAGATCCCGCCATCAAAAAAGATCCCCGTTCAACCATTGTGCAAATTGTCAGCCCTGGAAGCCTTGATGCCGCCCAGGAAGAAGCTGCAGTGACGCCGGAAAAAACAAAATCTGAAGCCACCGAGCTTGAGCCTGTTGAGTCTGAACCCAACCAACCTCAACAGTTAGATCTCACCCATTTAGCCACCGCGAAAAAGCAGGAACTTTCGTCTGCCACCAGCGGTGAGTCAACGCCACAGGTGGCCACTGTCCCCGCAGTAACACCTGAAAATAATGCCGAGGAAGAGGCCCCGGTTGGCCGCCGGCGCCGCCGTCGTCGCTCTTCGAGCAGCAATTAA
- a CDS encoding MazG family protein, whose product MAATQTTDAILTALHHLIGVVAQLRSPEGGCPWDLEQTPQTLIPYVIEEAYEVVHALRQDDQQAIAEELGDLLLQVILQAQIAQEYGHFSLQEVAEGISQKLIRRHPHVFGEAIATTTAEVRQNWDAIKAQEKGESLHSKNQLSQKLERYNSTLPPLMASLKMSEKAAVAGFEWENITEVWDKFTEELTEFKEALGSDNKAHQEAELGDLLFTVVNLARWYDLDPSAALHGTNQRMVQRITLMENFAEKSLSDYSLSELETLWQQAKSHLQQHKT is encoded by the coding sequence ATGGCCGCTACCCAAACGACCGACGCTATCTTGACCGCTCTGCACCATTTGATTGGTGTGGTTGCCCAACTGCGATCGCCTGAGGGGGGCTGTCCTTGGGATTTGGAGCAAACGCCCCAGACGCTCATTCCCTACGTTATTGAAGAAGCCTATGAAGTCGTCCATGCCCTCCGCCAAGATGACCAACAGGCGATCGCCGAAGAACTAGGCGACCTCCTCCTCCAGGTGATTTTACAAGCCCAAATCGCCCAAGAATATGGACATTTCAGCCTCCAAGAAGTCGCTGAAGGCATTAGTCAAAAACTGATTCGTCGCCATCCCCATGTTTTTGGAGAAGCCATTGCAACGACCACAGCCGAAGTGCGCCAAAATTGGGATGCGATTAAGGCCCAAGAAAAAGGAGAATCTCTCCATTCAAAAAACCAACTGAGTCAAAAACTAGAGCGCTACAACAGCACCCTACCGCCGCTTATGGCTAGTCTCAAGATGTCTGAAAAAGCAGCAGTAGCAGGTTTTGAATGGGAAAATATCACAGAAGTTTGGGATAAATTCACAGAAGAACTCACAGAATTTAAAGAAGCCCTGGGGAGCGACAACAAAGCACATCAAGAAGCAGAATTAGGAGATCTACTCTTTACAGTCGTCAATCTCGCCCGTTGGTATGATCTAGATCCTAGTGCGGCTCTCCACGGCACAAATCAGCGCATGGTACAACGCATTACTCTGATGGAAAATTTTGCCGAAAAATCTCTCAGTGACTATTCCCTCTCTGAACTAGAAACCCTTTGGCAACAAGCCAAATCCCATCTTCAGCAGCACAAAACTTAA
- a CDS encoding hypothetical protein (conserved hypothetical protein), producing MEDKQWWNKPLVGDASLTEKIAKLISKESVPDSAVLAHRKFLRELNAKAWHVQRIELNKFDNADFVAYAQMRILLEKNLGDFQGLKRVTQLLELALTAAESYLLISETELQFRSPIQKSIYKFISQVLATKEHQEVLEIIHQKVWPLIDKVKTEKGKVVLKSYLMAIDKVAQYADGLELLRLFKQASYSYTVLRIISSISKTLTKSDVYDMQGVSLQIIDNQEIFNNLAKILQVPPEHDNPRSYARMLQFIAFKYKYQQEDLDFQRLLQRLRDWEQPYLSIAALREQYSAQEYNLPKEFKETLAALEIYEKYKRYL from the coding sequence ATGGAAGATAAACAGTGGTGGAATAAACCCTTAGTCGGGGATGCTAGTCTAACGGAAAAGATTGCAAAGTTAATTAGTAAAGAATCCGTCCCTGACAGTGCTGTTTTAGCCCATCGGAAATTTTTACGAGAACTCAATGCTAAAGCTTGGCATGTGCAACGCATTGAGTTGAATAAATTTGATAATGCAGATTTTGTCGCCTACGCGCAAATGCGGATTTTACTCGAAAAAAACCTAGGGGATTTTCAAGGTCTGAAACGGGTTACTCAGTTATTAGAACTTGCCTTAACAGCGGCGGAAAGCTATCTACTGATTTCAGAGACAGAACTACAATTTCGTAGTCCGATTCAAAAAAGTATCTATAAATTTATTTCCCAAGTTTTAGCAACAAAAGAACATCAAGAAGTTCTAGAGATTATTCACCAAAAAGTATGGCCCCTAATTGATAAGGTTAAAACAGAAAAAGGGAAGGTGGTTTTAAAAAGCTATTTGATGGCCATTGACAAGGTAGCACAGTATGCAGACGGCCTTGAGCTGCTGCGTTTATTTAAGCAAGCCAGCTATAGCTATACTGTTTTGCGTATTATTTCGAGTATCTCAAAAACCCTTACTAAATCAGATGTTTATGATATGCAAGGGGTCAGTTTGCAAATTATTGATAATCAAGAAATTTTCAATAATTTGGCAAAAATTCTTCAGGTACCGCCAGAACATGACAACCCCCGCTCCTATGCGAGAATGCTGCAGTTTATCGCTTTTAAATATAAGTATCAACAAGAAGATTTAGATTTTCAACGACTATTACAGCGCCTACGAGATTGGGAACAACCTTATCTCAGTATTGCTGCCTTGCGAGAGCAGTATTCGGCCCAAGAGTATAATCTTCCGAAGGAATTTAAGGAAACCCTGGCTGCTCTGGAGATTTACGAAAAATATAAGCGTTATTTATAA